The segment GAATTCGCGGCTTTGTAGGAATTGTATTAATAACGTTGCAATCGATTTTTCGCTCTATTGTATTCAATCGTTCATTTGTTCttctgaaattaattgattataattagtaatattaataaacaatgtgTGTGAAAATactaagataaatatttaacggtAATAGTCCATCTAATTGTTTTAATGtgtgattaatatttcatattcatcaaaacttttaaatagattGAATGAAACAAGTATATGTTTTTCTgagaacaaaaatcaaaaatattatagattataagAAGTTTCAAATtgagaaatgtttaaaaaaaaattatatatataacgtagtaaacatattaaaataaagtataattagaAGCATATATTCTGAAACCAATCAATGATATCAAAACGATaataatgttcaaaatatGTTAGTTATTCTTGCATTCCTTTATTTAGAAtcattcagaataaaaaaagaatatttcattacttatttagtcatattgtttcaaatatattttacaaatttttgctcAGAAGCAAACTTGtaacgtttaaaaatttttatgaactatttattaaaaacttttagagagaaagtaaatatatattattcaaaacagagttattatctattttcaattttagttaaaataagaaaatatatacgtacTGCATTTTATGCTGTAAGTCGCGAAGTATTTCAATTACTTgcgatatttcatttttttctcttgctaTTGGtgcattattttccaattgtATTTGATGTGATGGTATAACTTTTTGAAGTGGTTCAATTGATACGGTATTTCCCAATTCTTGTATGTGATATGATTCTTGCACTAATGAATTTGCATTTTCAACATTTGATACAGGTTGACAACATGGTTGTAAATTGTGTAGCAACTGCATCTCATTCTCCAAAGGAATACTATGTGGATAAATGGGTGATGATGTAATATTTTCCGAAACTTCTTTATGTTGTATGTTATTCTTCattaaatttctgtttaattctTGAGTTATATGATGAAAACTGTTTCCATTAATGCCAGATTGTTGTGGTGATATACTTGTTGCATTATTCGCTTTAAATGATTGAAAGTTGTTAATAGTCTGTTGCTGTgcattttctgtaaaattgtcTGTTGCATTTTGTCCAGTATTATTAGAAACATTTTGTCCAGTAAGAGGTATTGGGTGATATGGTAATCGATGTTTTTGATTATACGTTAGTGTGTATGGAGTATTTTGATAGGTCTTATCAGACATAATGCGTACCCTTGTACAGTTTGAATCCTTATTGAAATTAGAATTACACGgcacattttcattattcataacATTATGGATATCTTGTAAAGTAgatgaaacttttttctttgctttttcttcattaatatacttagatttttttttaaccttCACTCCTTCTTTGCTCGAAGTAGTTTCGAATCGATGTGGTTTTTTACATAATCTTTTTGGACGATGTATGGATCTAAAAacaagacaaaaataatctaaacattaatattgtcaacataaacataaaatagtaataatactttttctgTAACAGTAActgtaattgtaaaaaattcccacaatattttaataagcaCAATATTTTGAGCGCAATATTCATCACgctatacagggtgtcaattaagtccgggacggctgaatattttctcatgtaaggtatttttgaaaaggtcaaggtcatttctgaagtaattttcaacgaggaattcaacggtgaccttcaatttgaccttgagcttgaccttcaaggtcatttcaaggttaggttaggttttttaaatagaaacccctatttttgatttcaaaatctaatagctggtgtcaagagcttttcaaaacactataatgaagttatttttcattaagtacttttcgagttatgaggcttgtaaattacagtattttgacataaaatacaaaatatcttgtaaaacatttaatttttggaaatcttactttaatacttttatgcataaaataataagacgaatcaattggtataaagaaaacacatagttgctttcaagaaaaaatatgtagtttgcaacatgcaactgcatactttttcttgaaagcaactatgtgttttctttataccaattgattcgtcttattattttatgcataaaagtattaaagtaagattcccaaaaattaaatgttttacaagatattttgtattttatgtcaaaatactgtaatttacaagcct is part of the Linepithema humile isolate Giens D197 chromosome 3, Lhum_UNIL_v1.0, whole genome shotgun sequence genome and harbors:
- the LOC136998325 gene encoding uncharacterized protein isoform X1 is translated as MSDKTYQNTPYTLTYNQKHRLPYHPIPLTGQNVSNNTGQNATDNFTENAQQQTINNFQSFKANNATSISPQQSGINGNSFHHITQELNRNLMKNNIQHKEVSENITSSPIYPHSIPLENEMQLLHNLQPCCQPVSNVENANSLVQESYHIQELGNTVSIEPLQKVIPSHQIQLENNAPIAREKNEISQVIEILRDLQHKMQRTNERLNTIERKIDCNVINTIPTKPRILPFSTIEAIQMFTKDNAVYEEVVQYFKFLNCITLKDSVHQCIKEALTMQVAGQMTWWGINDIKFPFYNTILCQAIYQAVASNRYYPKPTREEFQKNIVASLKIAKQRFRNARGRHPGVQGNRRNLQATADALYNDDNDGDNRNSENDDNDRDNRNSENEHNVTDVENDSDENEHSSNDS